The Citrus sinensis cultivar Valencia sweet orange chromosome 4, DVS_A1.0, whole genome shotgun sequence DNA segment AGCACTTGAGCACCTTCCAGAAATCAGTAACAGATAGTTTTTTCCCCGTGTGACTGAATGTTTTAgcatttcaattttgttaaatcaaCTACCAGCTCTGTTTTCATTCCCTTATAGTTTCTAATTTGTCATATGTTGCCTTCAGATTGGTGGATGAACTGACCAAATTGTACAAGCAGGCAGCGTTAAGAAATGCCCGTGAAGAAATCAGAACTGATATTACTCAGATATTCATCTTACTACAACAGTAAGTATCACGTTCCTTTCATATTTACAGTGAATCCTGCAAAgtctatgttttttttttcttttggttgaaTAATTTTCCATTGCAAAACTAGATGCAAAGGCGTGCAGTTCGAAACAGCCTGGAACAAGTACAAGGCAGATCCAAACTTGAGCTCTCTGGTTTCCTCCTTGAGTGAAAGAATTGTCCCCGTGTAGCAATCTGAATTTGTATAGTTTCGACAACTTTTGTGTCGGATTTCttaatgattttgattgatATTTTTCAGAGGTTTACAGCTGTGTAGAAGTAGAACGCAGGCACAGATGCATAATGAAAGCCAGTACCTTTCAGTTTATAGCtcatatgaaaatgatatatattcaGCTTTCTACGCACGATGGAATGAAACGCTGGCTAAATATAGGCATAGAACAAGGATGGTGAAATTGcgagtaaattttttttttcattaattaatcaatatgaCAAATGTTAATAACAGACTGAATGTATAGATATCCAATTCTACAAATCCTTTCCTGAAAGAATCATAAACGTAAAACAATATTTCCCTCTACAACCCCATGCTGGGAATAATAGAGAGACAAATCAGTCACTTTTAAGTTTattgggattttttttctacatttttttctaatcCTGCAGTCGTTGCTGATACAAATTGGAAACCACTCCCGCGCAGGCTTCCGgggaacaaaaaaatatagaatttataaCTGGGCAAAATCACGACACCAACTGCTTGTATGTAGCCCAAACTTGCCACCAGGAAGGTTGCTGCTATCCTGGCAATGTAGAAACAAAATACAAGAGATCACAGTCATTGCATTCCTTTGGTGATGCCTCATTTACTTCGCTTCTTTGCTTCACTATAAAGGATTACTCCCATCACTGTCAGCGAGTAACCAAGCATTCCTGTAACAGAGACAGGATTTCTGAATATCAAAATTGACACCACCACAGCCACAGCACCCTTTGCATTTCCAAGTACCTGGAAAAGCCAAAACTTCGTTAATCTCCTAGATAGATATGCATCtccaaaagaataaagaatgaatatttaaaattttgttagtCTCTTAGATAGATATGCATCtccaaaagaataaagaaagaatattCAGCAAGTAGCATAAAAACTCTTAACCTAGAGGTCAAAGCATTTGTAATCACTGGTGCTCTTTGCAAGGAAGAACATGAAGAAAGGCATTGAATTCTTAAGAGTTTCAGAAACCACTCCTCATGTAATTTGTAAGGATTAAAACGCTCCACTCCACCAAGTTGACATTTTTAACAACATAAGTTGAGCTGGTGGTAGCCCAATGTATAAAACGATTCAACAAACAAACAttcaaaattgataaaaccTGAGGgcaaacatgaaacttgcTTCTCAAAACGTTAATCTTCAACCTATAATTAACCTTCAACCTATAAATCACTTTTGGCAATCTGCCTATCCTTAAATAACTTCTACTTAGATAAAAGCTCACCTACATCATGCAGCACATGAACAATCCGAAAAGATTTATTCTTGATGTTGCCTAGCATTTCTTAAAACATAAATGAGTTATTCTCCAACCTTTATCTTATTGCCACGAGTGCATTTTGATGTACTCATTCAATGTGTACACACTGAAACCCATTTCCACGcaaagattatttatttttaaaaatgtacaCACAGCTAGAGATTTGTAATGTGTCTGTGCATATTAATTTCTTACTTATTTCAAGGGTTAGAAGAACATTGAGATTTCAAGGCTTAGACACTGAAATATTCAGAAAAATGCGATAGCAACTGTGAAACAACATATAGGGAAGAAACAATCAAGAGGTCAGGCATACCTGGAGAGTCAAAGCACTTGTATGTTTTGTGACCAAGAAGTTGGTAAGGTTTACAAAATAAGCTAGCGCTGAGTTGAATAGCAGATACCAGATGATTTTGACATCATCCCTTGCAAGAGCAAGTGTAATACCAACCACATTTTTCTCCATAATAAGTGTTGCAGGGAGTAGAAGCACGACGGCTATTGGAGCCATGTATAGAAGGAGGTTCATGGAATTCAGCTTCTCCCTGTAATAGAAATACAAATATCTAAGTCTCCATTTCCAGTttcaaaaatgattaaaacaaTGAAACAAGAACTCGTGATCAACTGCATGCCAACTAATACACAATTCTTACCCTTCAGAAGAAAGTAAAATCCCTTGTAGCACTGATTTGAGTGCCCTCGCAGCTGTCGCCGCGATACACATTAAGAATCCAAACAAGTGGAAACTTGGTTCACCCTACAGCCACATATGAGAGAGGAAAATGATGAGAAAGCAGAATAATTTGCTCCAAGGATATAAACTATATTATCGTACAGAAATGTATAATAATCTGGGTATAAATTGAACTAACTTAAAACTACTCTCTGACCAAATTCCATATATATTTCATTGAATACTAAAGCACCCCAAAGACTTtacttatcaaattaaaagtacTACAAACTATAGATGAAAAATTCTGCATCTGCCTGCATGATCATCAATACAATCTATAGTCAGATTAATCAAACAAGAATATCGCAAGTGAAAAACTCTGAATTTGGCTGCCAAACAAACTGGTCGAAAGGTAAAGATCTGGCAAGCAAAGTGATGAAAAAAGTGTCCCTAAGATCAGAGGTCCTCTGAGTAGAAGCACTAAGAACTTTCTGCAATTGCATTACACCATCTAATGCGAAGCTCTAGTATCAACAAGGCCCATGTGACACTACATCTAAAAACCAGAGTTGTATTGCTATTCTTTTCAGCTCTAATTTCTAAAAACTGAACCGAGTACAAAGCAATTGTCGTTCCCTTAGGAAGTAAAAGCTAAAGCtctaaaacaaaagttaaagaCTTTGTAATAAGATGAATCTGGGTTTAATCTTTGCCCCGCTAAAATAAGAATCACAACAAAAAGCTTAATTTAAACCAAACCCAtaaccaaaattccaaattacccaataaaataatcaactttaacaaaaagaaaagacgaaaaaaaattcaaaacaaccCTAATACCCAAATCACTCACCATAAGagaactgaaaaagaaaaaagaaaaacatacaTACCCCGCTAGCGATAATAACCCCAGTAACAACAGGAATGAGGGTAACATAAGTGAGCCAAGCTTCCCGTTTGAGGGTCATCAAGTAAGCAAAAACAGCAGTGAAGAAGGGGGTGGTGGCGCCGACGGCCTGATTAAAGGAAACGGGGAGAAAGCGCAAGGAGACGTTCCCAAAAACGACGGAGATGCAGAAAACGAAAGAAAGAGCAGAgattttgagaaattgatGACGAGATCGGATGGTTTGCATGGGGACCATTTTCATCCAGGCAATGGCGATGTAACTGAGCAAAGAACAAGCTGTCATGTGGCACATGGTCAAAAAGATCGGGTACCTGAACCCGTAGTTGCTTAGTAAGTACTTGTTCAGTAACAACACTCCAATGTTTGACGAGTACCATGCCGCTACCAGACCGAAGGTGAACAATTTGCTCGAGCTCTTCATTTCGTTTTGAGATTGATCGAGGAGATTGTGGGGTGAAGCGGGAGGGTTTATATGGAGTAAGGGTGTGGATCTGGGTGAGAGGGATTGGAGCCCATTGGATCTGCCTCAGAAATGTCGGTGGAGGGGGCTTTGTGTAATTTTAGAGAGAGACAAACCGATGACTgaatgaagagagagaagaagacgAACAAGAtgatgacgacgacgacgagGAGAAGGTAAACGCGTTAATGTATGCGGGGGAATGGAAGCGTTACGGGTTCGGGTTTCTTTCTCGTTTCGGTCCAGATTCGGGTATTTATACTTAATAGTTAGTTCcgtattttattgttttgtttacattAACATTCATATCCTTTCTTTTCGAGTAAATTAAAAGTGGAAAGTTCTTGTGACCTTGTCGCTGTTTCGTTACTAAGCTGTAATAATGTTTGAGTCCCTAACTTTTTGTGTAATTTCACGTGAGGGGTAAACTAAAATCGACTGAGCAAGCacgaaatgaaaataataatagtaaaaattgaGCTTACATAATTAGACTCGTATTTTAGATATGAAACCCCTGAAAGTTGACTAGTCAACCTATGTTGTCAATGCGTACAAAATGCAATAATTCTTTTAAGCCTTCAAATTAATACAATTCACTTGTGCAATACCTTATATCCGCATtatactaaatatttttaattatattaattaaacatttagtaattgtgtttttttattactcTTAAAATTGTGTTTTCCTCTCTATCTAATTACTTTGGAGGAAGAATCTCATACTAACATACAATTGCTTAATTATGTTAAGAGTAATTTTTTAcgacatttttgttttgaaatttgttaataaaataatttaatttttatgctcCATAAATCAACTTATCAGGGCACTTGTTTGTTTTAAGGATTACATATGTATAATAGTTCAATTACTCAAGTCgttgactttttcttaaaaagaaaaaaaaaaggaggggGACCTAAAGGTAAGGAATTgggttaaaaaatttgaactaTGTAATTACTtgtgattttgataaaatgtaGGGACCCAGATGCCGTAGTCcgatttattaattaatttagtataTAATACGTGCTAGTTGAGACTTGAGACTTCGAGATGTGAAGGTGTGCgaaatgaaaatgtttagctTAACGAATGTTGACTTTTTGacttttaattttccattttcatgtgatgtcttctaaTATTATGCGTGGATCAAATTATACGTTTTTCAACAAGTAtctaatacatacatacatacatacatacacacacatatatatatataataaattagaaaaattcaagataCATGTTTTTAAGTTTGTTAAAGACTTTATAATCTAATTCCGTGGGACCTTAATTTATGGAGAAATAGTAAGCGGTTAAGTTGTAAGAGTTGGTCCAAACGCAACTTTAattaacttataaaaattcactttatttttaatttttaatatgtgaATCAGAGGTTTTGACTGActcatttgattttaaaatattttacggACTCGACTATTAAATCATGTAAGGAACATTCTTTTAATGGGTTCTCTCTACTAAAACATGTTTGATAGAACCCACGTAATGTAGTTGTTTTACTTAGCAATctatttcttaatattaaGAGATATTTTCACAATAGTCTCCTCTGTGCTTGTCTACAAATAGTCTGcgtaa contains these protein-coding regions:
- the LOC102620105 gene encoding probable sugar phosphate/phosphate translocator At3g11320, with translation MKSSSKLFTFGLVAAWYSSNIGVLLLNKYLLSNYGFRYPIFLTMCHMTACSLLSYIAIAWMKMVPMQTIRSRHQFLKISALSFVFCISVVFGNVSLRFLPVSFNQAVGATTPFFTAVFAYLMTLKREAWLTYVTLIPVVTGVIIASGGEPSFHLFGFLMCIAATAARALKSVLQGILLSSEGEKLNSMNLLLYMAPIAVVLLLPATLIMEKNVVGITLALARDDVKIIWYLLFNSALAYFVNLTNFLVTKHTSALTLQVLGNAKGAVAVVVSILIFRNPVSVTGMLGYSLTVMGVILYSEAKKRSK